A window of Plodia interpunctella isolate USDA-ARS_2022_Savannah chromosome 3, ilPloInte3.2, whole genome shotgun sequence genomic DNA:
CGTGTTTTACATTAACTTGCGTGGTCACTTCTGGCTCAACGCTTATGGTTGGAACGATTTCGAACGGTTTTGTTGTAGGTGACGTTGTAGTTTTTGTTGTGGTGGTACCTTCAGTAAGTCCAATGTCAGAAGAATTAGCACTGGACCTCTCAGCAGAGTGCGAACTTTCTTCGTAGTCTGTATAAATTGTATCACCAAATTTGTCGATCACCTTCTTTTTCTTTGACTTCCTTACTTCGGCTATTTTCTCCAATCGCTCCCTTAAATCTGGCAGGTCGTTCTTACTGTCTTTCTCATTGACGTTGTTGAATAATGtttcagttttgtttttcaatactTCAGTAAAGTTTTTAGCTGCTGGCTTGGCTTTGAAGACTATTCCCAGAGAACTAATACTTTCGTTTCTCCAGCTGAGGTCGTCTGGATCTCTAATGAAGGGCTTGGCTGCCTGAACGTCAAGCTTTTTCATAGGCTTGTAGTTGGGGCCCACAGAGTATAAGTTAGTTTTATCGAGCGGTTTAACACTAAGTTGCTCATTTTCCTTTTGTCGATTGgcattttcttcttcattgcTGATCATTTCTTCCTTCATCATTTCTTCTCTCATGACATCTTCTGcctgtaataaaatgtaaattgttaacatataaaataatatggaaaTGGTGAGACTATTTGACAGTCAAATCAATCAGTTTGTCCGTTggctgaaataaattaagatttcaaaaaaatatatgttgtttGATTTTTAGAGATATAATAGAACTCGCTCAGGCCCGCCATTTCGCCTGCGTTTATTAAAGATTAAAACCTTTCTCACTATACATACACTCCGCATTTtgatgaaaactgcatgaaaattcgATCAGTTTAGTTAAAAgtcataacataataaatagtcAGACGCGGCATTGTTGTTTTGGAATAGGTTATTTACAATTCGAAACAATAACCGTGATTATGTTTCTCTAACGGTAAAGTAACTTACCAATTGACTTCGCGATGCCAAGTTtgatttggttttattttcagaaacaGGCTCATTTTCTGGCTCAAATTCGAACATCGAAGAAAATCCTCTGGATTCGTTGAATTTATCGGGGATAtcgtaattttcaataatagtCGTcgcttcctcagccattggtTTTGCTGAGAAATCTAGATAACCAGCTCGTAAAGATGTTATATGTAATGGTTTTTGACTAGTCGTCGTGGAACTGGTTGTGGTTTCCTCAGGAGGGACACTTTTAGTTTCTTGAACATACGGAGAAGTTGATGCTAAATCAAAGGCGTATGTTACTTTTGAACTAAGACTCTCTCCTAACTGTCCTAATGATGATATTGAAGTATCCGTCAATAACTTTTCTAAACTAATACGTGTCGGCGTAGTTTGTACTACATCCTGTTCAGTGCGAGACGTGTTCATTTGTGCGTCGCCCCGCTTCCTATCAattgttgtatatttcttCCAAGATGGCGAATTCAATTCATTCGATTGATCCGTCAGGTCGAACTGTGATGTAGAATCCATCGTGTCGCTTGTGGTTACCTCAATTgggtttattgtttttgtttcactCTCACTATTACTGATATCtgaattagtatttttatctaaCGTGGTGGCATCAATAGTAATTTCTGCTGGAACTTCTTGGGTAGTCACGTCACTAAATCTAATTGTGGTATTGTGCGTATCAGAACTCGTGAATTCAGAGTCAATTGCCGTAGTTGGATCCTCACTAATATTTGTGATGTGGTTATCAGAACTAGCCAATTCAGAATCAATTACCGTAGTTAGATTCtcattaatttttgaattgtttGTATCAGAACTCGCCAATTCAGAGTCAATTGCCGTAGTTTGAtcgtcaatattttttgtgttgtgCGTATCAGAACTTGTGAATTCAGAATCAATTACCGTAGTTGGATCCTCacttatatttgtattgtgcGTATCAGAACTTGTGGATTCAGAATCAGTTGCCATAGTTAGATCCTCAATATTAACTGAATTATCATTGTCTCTAAGACTGTTCGTACTATGCGGTAGATCGGTTACTACTTTACTTGAAATTAGTTCTGTGTCTTTCACCGAACTCGCGTATATTGGTAATCCAGTTATTTTCAGATATCCGTCATCCGTTTTAAGAAGTATAAATGCAGTTGTTAGTTCGGTCTTGTCTTCAACAGTTTGATCTCCTTTGACCTCATAGACTTTAGCAGCTGTCGTCGTTGCTATGTGTTTAACTGCGTCGGCGACATTGTTGTCTGACATTGAATCAATTCTCTCTCCATCTGATCTTTCCAGAGGAGAGGAGTACTCCTCTGTAAAAGTGTCTTCCTGTAATATCTGTCGCGACTTTCGGCTTATTGCAACCGCACTTACAGGTGATTCAATAATTGTTGTGGCAATTATTAATGATACTGTGAACAACctggaacaaaataaaatgatatacaTTTCATGCAAAATTATGGTTTTGATTAGAGCAGTGGCTCGCATGTGCTGCGCCTCAAAATTTGTTCATATTGAAAAGAAGTTCCTACCGACGAGTGTTATTATGTAGTTCGTACTAGTGGTAGCTTTGTAACAAAGCAAGCGTTTTGGAGAAAATATGTTAACATCAGCAGTTACGTCGGAACACATAAGGCACGTTTTGATTCTGAAAGTTTTAACTTAGGGCTCCGTCTAATGCATAGCTTTCCAAAAGggatcttcaaaaagtttaGGGAACTGCTAGATTAGAGATGTATTATACTGCGTTATTTAGTCAGAGACACGTTTCCAATCACAATAACttggtatttaattaaatatataccgCAACTGGTGGAGAGCTCGCGCGGCGCGCATCGTGCCACTTTGTGAGGAGTCCGCGCTGTGTTAAAGTAACGTTACGCATAATGCTTGTGTCATTTTATTGAATTGCATTGGAGATGGACAATGGATATTATCAAACATTCGCACCTGCGTTTTTAGTTTACTATCttgaatgtatttatatcttttattataagttacgtctttttattataagttttatactgtttgtttaaatattacgCCATGGATTGTTCAAGTATGATTGCCTTTGGGCTCGCTTCATCTcgaagaaagaaagaatgaaAGGATTTTGGTTCTAGACAGCCATCAATATGTACAAGTTTTAaacatattgatattaaatataaataaaaattatattaatgtaaatattatttctacttaaataagtaaggtttatattttaaccaccaaaataaaatcaaatccaCGTTGCAGACTTCATAAACACACATTTAATTGATAcctatttatgtaaatgactTATATACCACCGAACTGATTCGCTTCCTTACATAATAACTTTCTTCAAAGTTATTTGCGCTCGGTTGCATAGTCTTATTCGTTTAGttaatgacaaaaattacTCTCATCATCGCTCGTTCCCGTTTCATTAACGGCTGTGACGCCATGTAAGCCGGgtcagtataaaaataaaataaaattgaagattcggctgtggtTTTACCTTGACGACGTCAACCAGCACTTCCTCGGTTTGCCCCTATTAACAAGACGAGGCGGAAGCGTCacagccagacatttgttctcTATGTAATTTATcgtccatatcctcccgtgacACGCCATTATCAGTTACAGCTGATAGGCATCAattagcattcccaaagagggtttaCAAATTGGTAAGAGGCAGGTtgcaaaatcacagccgaaactTCAAAACTtttagatttctttttttacgcTGAGCCCGGGCGTTACGGCGTTATCGCCCAGAGTGTGTGAATATAAACAAGCTAAGCTTGTTAAGAAAATATcttaacagacagacaatagCGATCCTACCGAATTACAAAGTTTTCCTGATTTCCACtgactttgtaatttttagtttcctatcttcaaattattttgacttcatatttattattatcgtatataatatataatgatacaATATAACCCTTTTCAATTCAGTCGTGTCATTATCCATTTAATAGTTTCtagaaatttctaaaataaaaagactgAGGTGATAGCAAAAGTTAAACATCAGTTCTACCTCATTTTTATTCTACTCTTGAGTCAACCATTCCTAACGTAATGCTTGTTCGATGCGAGTCGTTTGTGATTCTctggaattaaattaatatttctagaAGTTGCTACATTAGTGcatacctaattaatattgaaatttcctatttttttatttt
This region includes:
- the LOC128683425 gene encoding uncharacterized protein LOC128683425 isoform X2 produces the protein MRAARALHQLRLFTVSLIIATTIIESPVSAVAISRKSRQILQEDTFTEEYSSPLERSDGERIDSMSDNNVADAVKHIATTTAAKVYEVKGDQTVEDKTELTTAFILLKTDDGYLKITGLPIYASSVKDTELISSKVVTDLPHSTNSLRDNDNSVNIEDLTMATDSESTSSDTHNTNISEDPTTVIDSEFTSSDTHNTKNIDDQTTAIDSELASSDTNNSKINENLTTVIDSELASSDNHITNISEDPTTAIDSEFTSSDTHNTTIRFSDVTTQEVPAEITIDATTLDKNTNSDISNSESETKTINPIEVTTSDTMDSTSQFDLTDQSNELNSPSWKKYTTIDRKRGDAQMNTSRTEQDVVQTTPTRISLEKLLTDTSISSLGQLGESLSSKVTYAFDLASTSPYVQETKSVPPEETTTSSTTTSQKPLHITSLRAGYLDFSAKPMAEEATTIIENYDIPDKFNESRGFSSMFEFEPENEPVSENKTKSNLASRSQLAEDVMREEMMKEEMISNEEENANRQKENEQLSVKPLDKTNLYSVGPNYKPMKKLDVQAAKPFIRDPDDLSWRNESISSLGIVFKAKPAAKNFTEVLKNKTETLFNNVNEKDSKNDLPDLRERLEKIAEVRKSKKKKVIDKFGDTIYTDYEESSHSAERSSANSSDIGLTEGTTTTKTTTSPTTKPFEIVPTISVEPEVTTQVNVKHVFETTPYLETPETKPPSKLKNDYYDIADDYDSDYMNLPKIELKKFTTRLITKMPMTTSTFATSPFQKPSAYYWPDRKPTLQYFPPRPNTPKINIQTFDENPLNKLNYYTVKDTTKNLIPVSVRYTTQPVPSQPNLSFGQKHRNTTPLNNFENDLTKTVYYTQPKVAAVGHGYVDDGRYNRPTYVIKHFKDLVEKASRTEDEKDRDYDAYTSTQRPGRETVADLVKINQKLNLGDDYEYDTGFRKDVINRFVDNFNQNSERFKVDFPILYNNSVVHRKQEDESEWATSSAFMKRLYEDMSGARAARKECDGCERNVELPPEYELHYYVPEQEEREEADTRSDLKYLWDPNSQR
- the LOC128683425 gene encoding uncharacterized protein LOC128683425 isoform X1 — encoded protein: MIRQPRAARASVTCHRDNMTPRYTFRLFTVSLIIATTIIESPVSAVAISRKSRQILQEDTFTEEYSSPLERSDGERIDSMSDNNVADAVKHIATTTAAKVYEVKGDQTVEDKTELTTAFILLKTDDGYLKITGLPIYASSVKDTELISSKVVTDLPHSTNSLRDNDNSVNIEDLTMATDSESTSSDTHNTNISEDPTTVIDSEFTSSDTHNTKNIDDQTTAIDSELASSDTNNSKINENLTTVIDSELASSDNHITNISEDPTTAIDSEFTSSDTHNTTIRFSDVTTQEVPAEITIDATTLDKNTNSDISNSESETKTINPIEVTTSDTMDSTSQFDLTDQSNELNSPSWKKYTTIDRKRGDAQMNTSRTEQDVVQTTPTRISLEKLLTDTSISSLGQLGESLSSKVTYAFDLASTSPYVQETKSVPPEETTTSSTTTSQKPLHITSLRAGYLDFSAKPMAEEATTIIENYDIPDKFNESRGFSSMFEFEPENEPVSENKTKSNLASRSQLAEDVMREEMMKEEMISNEEENANRQKENEQLSVKPLDKTNLYSVGPNYKPMKKLDVQAAKPFIRDPDDLSWRNESISSLGIVFKAKPAAKNFTEVLKNKTETLFNNVNEKDSKNDLPDLRERLEKIAEVRKSKKKKVIDKFGDTIYTDYEESSHSAERSSANSSDIGLTEGTTTTKTTTSPTTKPFEIVPTISVEPEVTTQVNVKHVFETTPYLETPETKPPSKLKNDYYDIADDYDSDYMNLPKIELKKFTTRLITKMPMTTSTFATSPFQKPSAYYWPDRKPTLQYFPPRPNTPKINIQTFDENPLNKLNYYTVKDTTKNLIPVSVRYTTQPVPSQPNLSFGQKHRNTTPLNNFENDLTKTVYYTQPKVAAVGHGYVDDGRYNRPTYVIKHFKDLVEKASRTEDEKDRDYDAYTSTQRPGRETVADLVKINQKLNLGDDYEYDTGFRKDVINRFVDNFNQNSERFKVDFPILYNNSVVHRKQEDESEWATSSAFMKRLYEDMSGARAARKECDGCERNVELPPEYELHYYVPEQEEREEADTRSDLKYLWDPNSQR